A region from the Manihot esculenta cultivar AM560-2 chromosome 13, M.esculenta_v8, whole genome shotgun sequence genome encodes:
- the LOC110630469 gene encoding uncharacterized protein At4g38062, with translation MERVCEELDEAKAEIEKLRVDLKCKAELSENLKKAHHEQLIQIQQGNSKIEKQTLELSEKAEEISVARQMCEDLQCRLNEKDSIIRHLSSSNDKLRVDCDEKHKKWEEERRGLLLALDEATEKNIDQEQKINVFMAEIEGLKGLLSTSQKKCLEAEKKAKASKELRQRDDVLLQLEEEYGKLKDKLKWKTEQFKHLEEAHEKLRNQFTECKKEWELEKSALVDEICSLQTSLDSQTRISKDLQNQLKMCNQALAHEESRRKYLETEICEYKSRFENVFTEYQDAKSQLECLTSQRDKEIAALRHSLGTKETFYKEIEYRAEKLEQENQELLTSLKELQEAQIQEVGNSSSLAKLRNKLKRVEQMHQDCSANLRAKEAEWSSQLEKLTKELNGYRSALESKETAAEKLELELQNCHSAMMQLELRNEEASIMLLVLKSGLAEAYLNHKSAEVAMNLHDKERDENVSLLMRQLEMKNTALAKALADNNEERQKAAALLKRVESLEHIEEQKLLIDKELERCKEILQESSRSHLHCKEQALQTERELQEKIRELCDALDTANSELATEREKAVSLSKKAACLDIIEKKRQLMEKELERYNEMLEESSRQQLRLEEQALDMETDFKEKLREVRDALDAANSELHEKREKAASLSMRVESYEEKQNLMQKELERYKQMIEESSKWQLRLQKQALQKESDSQEKLQEVCAALDKANSELALKICEGQAVEFELWIWKSIAQRLNDDLEEYQALRKELEASLLAQVEDGEALKQELKTRESKAATSARMEAVMSFELEKESFLQTMREKDMILDNLQKGIGWLEQESLKRELEDAVVSHIGAEEKDHRIEELLQFVGSSEQKLNCSLSSLSSELAEKQAEISLLHEAWEKIAAAEILAQLEIEEKKLMIVELEDDICSIQKKLEAQEKSLSSSQQQALEIEAQLEAKQVEMKKLTNQMETKLRTSEAMVNELNNEKRNLVEHVMKLSTERENLVGFIERLWDRFSEFSREEVKMVGTLERMVQSLSDNGSNLALMGDTEIFKSVEDVENANPSPPTTKKFLAVLGDRSPFRELN, from the coding sequence ATGGAGAGGGTCTGTGAAGAGCTAGATGAAGCTAAGGCTGAGATTGAGAAGCTCAGGGTAGATTTAAAATGCAAAGCAGAACTGTCAGAGAATTTGAAGAAAGCTCACCATGAGCAACTTATTCAAATTCAACAAGGAAACTCTAAAATTGAGAAGCAGACCCTAGAACTCAGTGAAAAGGCAGAGGAGATCTCCGTGGCAAGACAAATGTGTGAAGATCTTCAATGCAGGTTGAATGAAAAGGATTCCATCATCAGACATCTGAGCTCCTCAAATGATAAGCTTAGAGTTGATTGTGATGAAAAGCACAAAAAATGGGAGGAGGAAAGACGTGGGTTGCTGTTGGCTCTAGATGAGGCAACTGAGAAAAACATAGATCAAGAAcaaaaaattaatgtatttatGGCAGAGATCGAGGGTCTTAAAGGGCTTCTATCAACTTCACAGAAGAAGTGCTTGGAAGCAGAGAAAAAGGCCAAAGCATCCAAAGAACTAAGACAAAGGGATGATGTGCTACTCCAATTGGAGGAGGAGTATGGGAAGCTCAAAGATAAACTAAAGTGGAAGACAGAGCAATTCAAACATCTTGAAGAAGCACATGAAAAGCTCCGGAATCAGTTTACTGAATGCAAGAAAGAGTGGGAACTGGAGAAGTCTGCACTAGTTGATGAGATTTGTTCACTGCAGACAAGCTTAGATTCTCAAACCAGGATCTcaaaagatcttcaaaaccagttAAAGATGTGCAACCAAGCGCTAGCTCATGAAGAAAGCAGGAGAAAGTATCTGGAAACTGAAATTTGTGAATATAAATCACGCTTTGAGAATGTTTTCACCGAGTACCAAGATGCAAAGTCACAACTGGAGTGCTTGACTTCTCAGAGAGACAAAGAAATTGCAGCTCTTAGACATTCATTGGGCACAAAAGAGACATTTTACAAAGAAATTGAGTACCGAGCTGAGAAATTAGAGCAAGAAAATCAAGAGTTATTGACTTCCCTTAAAGAACTCCAGGAAGCTCAGATTCAGGAAGTGGGAAATTCTTCTTCTTTGGCAAAACTGCGAAACAAGCTCAAAAGAGTGGAACAGATGCACCAAGATTGTTCTGCAAATCTTAGAGCTAAAGAAGCTGAATGGAGCTCTCAACTGGAAAAATTGACTAAAGAGCTGAATGGTTATAGGTCTGCActagagagcaaagaaacagCAGCAGAAAAGCTAGAGCTAGAGTTGCAAAATTGTCACTCGGCAATGATGCAGCTGGAGTTGCGGAATGAGGAGGCATCAATAATGTTGTTGGTCTTGAAATCTGGACTAGCTGAGGCTTATTTGAACCATAAAAGTGCTGAGGTTGCAATGAATCTCCATGacaaagaaagagatgaaaatGTGTCTCTATTGATGAGGCAGCTGGAGATGAAGAACACTGCTCTGGCTAAAGCACTGGCAGATAACAATGAAGAACGTCAGAAGGCTGCTGCTTTATTGAAGAGAGTTGAATCCTTGGAACACATTGAAGAGCAGAAACTCCTGATAGACAAAGAGCTTGAAAGGTGCAAGGAAATACTTCAAGAATCATCCAGGTCTCATCTTCACTGTAAGGAGCAAGCTTTGCAGACAGAGAGAGAGCTGCAAGAGAAAATTAGAGAACTTTGTGATGCCTTAGACACGGCAAATTCAGAATTGGCCACAGAACGTGAGAAGGCAGTTTCTTTGTCAAAAAAGGCTGCATGCTTAGATATTATTGAGAAAAAGCGGCAATTGATGGAGAAAGAGCTTGAGCGGTACAATGAAATGCTTGAGGAATCATCCAGGCAGCAACTTCGCTTAGAAGAGCAAGCTTTGGACATGGAAACTGACTTCAAAGAAAAACTTAGGGAAGTTCGTGATGCATTGGATGCTGCAAATTCTGAATTGCATGAAAAGCGTGAGAAGGCAGCATCTTTATCGATGAGGGTTGAGTCCTATGAAGAGAAGCAGAATCTGATGCAGAAAGAACTTGAGAGGTATAAACAAATGATTGAGGAATCATCCAAGTGGCAACTTCGCTTACAGAAGCAAGCTTTACAGAAGGAGAGTGATTCTCAGGAGAAACTTCAAGAAGTTTGTGCTGCCTTAGACAAAGCAAACTCTGAACTGGCATTGAAAATTTGTGAAGGACAAGCTGTTGAATTTGAATTGTGGATATGGAAATCTATTGCTCAGCGCTTAAATGATGACCTTGAAGAATATCAGGCACTGCGTAAAGAATTAGAAGCTTCACTTCTTGCACAAGTAGAAGATGGAGAAGCCTTGAAACAAGAGCTTAAAACAAGAGAGTCAAAAGCTGCTACTTCTGCTAGAATGGAGGCAGTCATGTCCTTTGAGTTGGAGAAAGAGAGTTTTCTCCAAACCATGAGAGAAAAGGACATGATCTTAGACAATCTCCAGAAGGGGATTGGTTGGCTGGAGCAAGAATCACTGAAAAGAGAACTTGAAGATGCAGTTGTTTCACATATAGGAGCAGAAGAGAAAGATCATAGAATAGAGGAACTCCTACAGTTTGTAGGATCGTCAGAGCAAAAACTTAATTGCTCATTAAGCTCTTTGTCTTCAGAACTCGCAGAGAAGCAAGCTGAAATTAGTTTACTCCATGAGGCTTGGGAGAAGATAGCTGCTGCTGAGATTCTCGCCCAGCTGGAAATCGAAGAGAAGAAGTTGATGATTGTGGAGCTGGAGGATGACATCTGTTCTATACAAAAGAAACTGGAAGCACAGGAAAAATCCCTGTCTTCTTCACAGCAGCAAGCACTGGAGATTGAAGCTCAACTTGAAGCAAAGCAGGTAGAAATGAAGAAATTAACAAATCAAATGGAAACCAAGCTGAGAACTTCAGAAGCCATGGTTAATGAGCTCAATAACGAGAAAAGAAATTTGGTTGAACATGTCATGAAGTTGTCAACAGAAAGGGAGAATTTGGTGGGTTTCATAGAGAGACTTTGGGACAGGTTCAGCGAGTTCTCCAGGGAAGAAGTGAAAATGGTTGGAACTTTGGAAAGGATGGTGCAGTCTCTTAGTGATAATGGATCTAATCTGGCCTTGATGGGAGACACTGAAATTTTCAAATCTGTGGAAGACGTTGAGAATGCCAATCCTTCACCACCCACAACAAAGAAATTTCTGGCTGTCCTTGGAGATAGATCACCATTTCGAGAGCTCAACTAG